In one window of Thermus aquaticus DNA:
- the accB gene encoding acetyl-CoA carboxylase biotin carboxyl carrier protein, which yields MTPKELKQILQALVEHGVSELTLETPDYKLTVRRGGEVQMVAVPQVAAPVPAPAPVPVPAPAPAPAPAEAAPAPEAPKADECPGCVEIRAPIVGTFYRAPAPDAPPYVKEGDRVEKGQVLCIIEAMKLMNEIESEVSGIVRKILVENGEPVEYGQPLFLIQPL from the coding sequence ATGACACCAAAGGAGCTAAAGCAGATCCTGCAGGCCCTGGTGGAGCACGGGGTGAGCGAGCTCACCCTGGAGACCCCCGACTACAAGCTCACCGTGCGCCGGGGTGGGGAGGTCCAGATGGTGGCCGTGCCCCAGGTAGCGGCCCCGGTGCCCGCTCCGGCTCCGGTTCCCGTCCCCGCCCCTGCGCCGGCTCCCGCCCCGGCGGAGGCGGCCCCTGCGCCCGAGGCCCCCAAGGCCGACGAGTGCCCGGGGTGCGTGGAGATCCGGGCCCCCATCGTGGGCACCTTCTACCGGGCCCCCGCCCCCGACGCCCCCCCTTACGTCAAGGAGGGGGACCGGGTGGAGAAGGGGCAGGTCCTCTGCATCATTGAGGCCATGAAGCTCATGAACGAGATTGAGTCTGAGGTCTCCGGCATCGTCAGGAAGATCCTGGTGGAAAACGGGGAGCCCGTGGAGTACGGCCAGCCCCTCTTCCTCATCCAGCCCCTATGA
- a CDS encoding Asp23/Gls24 family envelope stress response protein, whose amino-acid sequence MVDYEISDQALEGLVAHALEGLEGVRPLEVAPRSLGEVFRRMKPIKVERHPEGLSVDLVLSVDYGAAIPELAKEVQKAVAEALFVATGEKVKAVNVTVAQVEYRPGGHA is encoded by the coding sequence ATGGTGGACTACGAGATCAGCGACCAGGCCCTCGAGGGCCTGGTGGCCCACGCCTTGGAGGGCTTGGAGGGGGTCCGCCCCCTGGAGGTGGCCCCCCGCTCCCTGGGGGAGGTCTTCCGCCGCATGAAGCCCATCAAGGTGGAGCGCCATCCCGAGGGGCTTTCCGTGGACCTGGTCCTCTCCGTGGACTACGGGGCGGCCATCCCCGAGCTGGCCAAAGAGGTCCAGAAGGCGGTGGCCGAGGCCCTCTTCGTGGCCACCGGCGAGAAGGTCAAGGCGGTGAACGTCACCGTGGCCCAGGTGGAGTACCGGCCGGGGGGGCATGCGTAG
- a CDS encoding class I SAM-dependent methyltransferase, with translation MPRDWEAFYREREEARAPAFVVRAYGPFAPPGPVLDLAGGLGRNARYFLQRGRPVVLVERSREALRRLAGTAGLELLEMDLEAFPLRLPKGPFAAIVVSYYVNRPLLALLPPLLLPGGLLLVEGFSQKEARRRGKPQSPFYWEPLELLTPPPGLLLRAYGEGWMEGFRVYAVHLRP, from the coding sequence ATGCCTAGGGACTGGGAGGCCTTCTACCGGGAAAGGGAAGAAGCGCGCGCCCCCGCCTTCGTGGTGCGGGCCTACGGGCCCTTTGCGCCCCCGGGCCCCGTCTTGGACCTGGCGGGGGGCCTGGGGCGGAACGCCCGCTACTTCCTCCAGAGGGGGCGCCCGGTGGTCCTGGTGGAAAGGAGCCGGGAGGCCCTGAGGCGGCTTGCGGGGACGGCGGGCCTCGAGCTTCTGGAGATGGACCTCGAGGCCTTCCCCCTCCGCCTCCCCAAAGGCCCCTTCGCCGCCATCGTCGTGAGCTACTACGTGAACCGCCCCCTACTCGCCCTCCTCCCGCCCCTCCTCCTCCCGGGAGGGCTTCTCCTGGTGGAGGGCTTCAGCCAAAAGGAGGCCAGGAGGCGGGGAAAGCCCCAAAGCCCCTTCTACTGGGAACCCCTGGAGCTCCTCACCCCTCCCCCGGGCCTCCTCCTCCGGGCCTACGGGGAGGGGTGGATGGAGGGGTTTAGGGTCTATGCCGTCCACCTACGCCCGTAG
- a CDS encoding bifunctional 5,10-methylenetetrahydrofolate dehydrogenase/5,10-methenyltetrahydrofolate cyclohydrolase, protein MTQARILSGHEVAEAVYKELKEKLASLSFVPSLRVIRLGEDPASVSYVRLKDRRARELGLRSQVEVYPEDFPEEALLERIEALNRDEDVDGILVQLPLPRHIRAERVLEAISPLKDVDGFHPVNVGRLWSGGEGLFPCTPLGVIRLLRHYGVELRGKEVVVIGRSNIVGKPLAALLLREDATPTLAHSKTENLPEVTRRAQVLVVAAGRPHLVRKAWVRPGAVVVDVGVNRVEGRLLGDVHPEVAEVAGALTPVPGGVGPMTVAMLMANTVKAALLRRHGAPR, encoded by the coding sequence GTGACCCAGGCGCGCATCCTTTCCGGCCACGAGGTGGCGGAGGCGGTTTACAAGGAGCTAAAGGAAAAGCTCGCCTCCCTTTCCTTCGTGCCCTCTTTGCGGGTGATCCGGCTTGGGGAGGACCCGGCCTCGGTCTCTTACGTGCGCCTCAAGGACCGGCGGGCCCGGGAGCTGGGCCTCAGGAGCCAGGTGGAGGTCTACCCCGAGGACTTCCCGGAGGAGGCCCTTCTTGAGCGCATAGAGGCCCTGAACCGGGACGAGGACGTGGACGGCATCCTGGTCCAACTCCCGCTGCCCCGCCACATCCGCGCCGAGCGGGTCCTGGAGGCCATCTCTCCCCTGAAGGACGTGGACGGCTTCCACCCGGTGAATGTGGGGCGGCTCTGGAGCGGGGGGGAAGGGCTTTTCCCCTGCACGCCTCTTGGGGTGATCCGCCTCCTCCGGCACTACGGCGTGGAGCTGAGGGGCAAGGAGGTGGTGGTCATCGGCCGCTCCAACATCGTGGGGAAGCCTTTGGCGGCCCTTCTCCTCCGGGAGGACGCCACCCCCACCCTGGCCCACTCCAAGACCGAGAACCTGCCGGAGGTGACGAGGCGGGCCCAGGTGCTGGTGGTGGCCGCGGGCCGCCCCCACCTGGTGCGCAAGGCCTGGGTGCGCCCCGGGGCGGTGGTGGTGGACGTGGGGGTGAACCGAGTGGAGGGGAGGCTTCTTGGAGACGTGCACCCGGAGGTGGCGGAAGTGGCGGGGGCCCTCACCCCGGTGCCCGGGGGCGTGGGGCCCATGACCGTGGCCATGCTGATGGCCAACACCGTGAAGGCGGCCCTCTTGAGGCGGCATGGAGCTCCTCGGTAA
- a CDS encoding (Fe-S)-binding protein produces MLTLPEKILFVLLLAASLYYAYTGFRRVYLAIRRGRPEDRFDRLLQRIGRALWLTLTQRTVFKRRPLVSLLHAFVFYGFVYYLLVNLVDLLEGLFGLHARGGFWNPYNLIADLLTALILVGILGLMLRRYVVAPRDFTWNSKVPLHEKVRQGIPRDSAIVGAFITFHVGSRLLSKAFTLAKDGPDPFQPVASALAGALSGLSPQALTFFEHFFWWGVLGSILLFLPYFPRSKHIHLMMAPINLAFGKEKPGALVPLDLEKEEEKFGAEKLEDLSWKRLLDAYACIMCNRCQEACPAYTTGKALSPAAILISERYELNEILPEFASGKESPRPLMEFALNEEALWACTTCMACVEVCPVGNEPMLHILDVRRAKVLMEGEFPQELNNAFRGMERAGNPWGISQAKRLDWAEGLPVPKVAEKPHPEVLYWVGCAASYDPRAQKIARSMAQILNAAGVDWAVLGTEEKCTGDAARRAGNEYLFFQLATENVETLNRVAPKTIVTTCPHCFHTLANEYKDFGGNYRVVHHSEFIAELLQEGRLKVSEETRKVVFHDPCYLGRHNGVYEAPREVLKGVGFQLAEPGRSREKSFCCGAGGAQFWKEEEPGAMRVSQNRYRELKGTGAEVIATGCPFCMAMMNVEVAQDQEAPEVLDIAELVARGLRA; encoded by the coding sequence ATGCTGACCCTACCGGAAAAAATCCTCTTCGTCCTCCTCCTGGCGGCAAGCCTCTACTACGCCTACACCGGCTTCCGCCGGGTCTATTTGGCCATCAGGCGGGGCCGTCCCGAGGACCGCTTTGACCGCCTGCTCCAGCGCATCGGGCGGGCGCTTTGGCTCACCCTCACCCAGCGGACGGTCTTCAAGAGGAGGCCTTTGGTTTCCCTCCTCCACGCCTTCGTCTTCTACGGCTTCGTCTACTACCTTCTGGTGAACCTGGTGGACCTCCTCGAGGGCCTCTTCGGCCTCCATGCCCGGGGGGGCTTCTGGAACCCTTATAACCTCATCGCCGACCTCCTCACGGCCCTCATCCTGGTGGGCATCCTGGGGCTCATGCTCCGCCGCTACGTGGTGGCGCCCCGGGACTTCACCTGGAACTCCAAGGTCCCCCTCCACGAAAAGGTGCGCCAGGGCATCCCCCGGGACTCGGCCATCGTGGGGGCCTTCATCACCTTCCACGTGGGTAGCCGCCTCCTCTCCAAGGCCTTCACCCTGGCCAAAGACGGCCCCGATCCCTTCCAGCCCGTGGCCAGCGCCCTGGCGGGGGCCCTCTCCGGCCTTTCCCCCCAGGCCCTCACTTTCTTTGAGCACTTCTTCTGGTGGGGCGTCTTGGGCTCCATCCTCCTCTTCTTGCCCTACTTCCCCCGCTCCAAGCACATCCACCTGATGATGGCCCCCATCAACCTGGCCTTCGGCAAGGAGAAGCCCGGGGCCCTGGTCCCCCTGGACCTTGAAAAGGAAGAGGAAAAATTTGGGGCGGAGAAGCTGGAAGACCTCTCCTGGAAGCGCCTCCTGGACGCTTACGCCTGCATCATGTGCAACCGCTGTCAGGAGGCCTGCCCCGCCTACACCACGGGCAAGGCCCTAAGCCCCGCCGCCATCCTCATCTCCGAGCGCTACGAGCTCAACGAGATCCTCCCCGAGTTCGCCTCGGGGAAGGAAAGCCCAAGGCCCCTCATGGAGTTCGCCCTCAACGAGGAGGCCCTCTGGGCCTGCACCACCTGCATGGCCTGCGTGGAGGTTTGCCCGGTGGGCAACGAGCCCATGCTCCACATCCTAGACGTGCGCCGGGCCAAGGTCCTCATGGAGGGCGAGTTTCCCCAGGAGCTCAACAACGCCTTCCGGGGCATGGAAAGGGCGGGCAACCCCTGGGGCATCAGCCAGGCCAAGCGCCTGGACTGGGCCGAGGGGCTTCCCGTGCCCAAGGTGGCGGAAAAGCCCCACCCCGAGGTCCTCTACTGGGTGGGGTGCGCCGCCAGCTACGACCCCCGGGCCCAGAAGATCGCCCGGAGCATGGCCCAGATCCTGAACGCCGCCGGGGTGGACTGGGCGGTCTTGGGCACGGAGGAGAAGTGCACCGGGGACGCCGCCAGGCGGGCGGGCAACGAGTACCTATTCTTCCAGCTGGCCACGGAGAACGTGGAAACCCTGAACCGGGTGGCCCCCAAGACCATCGTCACCACCTGCCCCCACTGCTTCCACACCCTCGCTAACGAGTACAAGGACTTTGGCGGTAACTATAGGGTGGTCCACCACTCGGAGTTCATCGCCGAGCTTCTCCAAGAGGGGAGGCTTAAGGTCAGCGAGGAGACCAGGAAGGTGGTCTTCCACGACCCCTGCTACCTGGGCCGCCACAACGGGGTCTACGAGGCGCCCCGGGAGGTGCTGAAGGGGGTAGGCTTCCAGCTCGCCGAGCCCGGGCGGAGCCGGGAGAAGAGCTTCTGCTGCGGGGCCGGCGGCGCCCAGTTCTGGAAGGAGGAGGAGCCCGGGGCCATGCGGGTTTCCCAGAACCGCTACCGCGAGCTCAAGGGCACGGGGGCGGAGGTCATCGCCACGGGTTGCCCCTTCTGCATGGCCATGATGAACGTGGAGGTGGCCCAGGACCAGGAGGCTCCCGAGGTCCTGGACATCGCCGAGCTGGTGGCCCGGGGCCTACGGGCGTAG
- the accC gene encoding acetyl-CoA carboxylase biotin carboxylase subunit, with the protein MKKVLIANRGEIALRIIRAARELGIKTVVAHSTADEKSLPVLLADEAICIGPPPSGQSYLNIPNLLSAAIVTGADAIHPGYGFLAENATFAEMCREHGITFIGPTPENMRALGDKATARKVAREAGVPTVPGTDEVESVEEAKRAALEIGYPVILKASAGGGGRGMRVVHTEEDLERAVLQAQEEARAAFGNPAVYLEKYIEEPKHIEIQVLGDGERVVHLWERDCSIQRRHQKLLEEAPSILPLETRRAIAEAARRLAEHVGYVSAGTLEFLVDKEGNFYFIEMNTRIQVEHPVTEMVTGVDLVQAQFRIAMGERLWLKQEEIEVRGHAIEVRVNAEDPEKGFRPSIGKVETLLFPGGPGIRVDSHLYAGYQIPPHYDSLIAKIIAWAPSREEAIRRMERALGETVIEGPGLKTTIPFHQKVLQNAFFRRGAVYTNFVARRMEL; encoded by the coding sequence ATGAAGAAGGTCCTGATCGCCAACCGGGGGGAGATCGCCTTAAGGATCATCCGGGCGGCCAGGGAGCTGGGCATCAAAACCGTGGTGGCCCACTCCACCGCCGACGAGAAGAGCCTCCCTGTGCTTCTGGCCGACGAGGCCATCTGCATCGGGCCTCCCCCTTCCGGGCAGAGCTACCTCAACATCCCCAACCTCCTCTCCGCCGCCATCGTCACCGGGGCCGACGCCATCCATCCCGGTTATGGCTTCCTGGCCGAGAACGCCACCTTCGCCGAGATGTGCCGTGAGCACGGGATCACCTTCATCGGCCCCACGCCGGAGAACATGCGGGCCCTGGGGGACAAGGCCACGGCCCGCAAGGTGGCCCGGGAGGCGGGGGTGCCCACGGTCCCGGGCACGGACGAGGTGGAGAGCGTGGAGGAGGCCAAGCGGGCCGCCTTGGAGATCGGCTACCCCGTCATCCTCAAGGCCTCGGCCGGGGGCGGGGGGCGGGGGATGCGGGTGGTCCACACCGAGGAGGACCTGGAAAGGGCCGTCCTGCAGGCCCAGGAGGAGGCCCGGGCCGCCTTCGGCAACCCCGCCGTCTACCTGGAGAAGTACATTGAGGAGCCCAAGCACATAGAGATCCAGGTTCTGGGGGACGGGGAGCGGGTGGTCCACCTCTGGGAGCGGGACTGCTCCATCCAGCGCCGCCACCAGAAGCTTTTAGAGGAGGCCCCCAGCATCCTGCCCCTGGAGACCCGGCGGGCCATCGCCGAGGCGGCCAGGAGGCTTGCGGAGCATGTGGGCTACGTCTCTGCCGGGACCCTGGAGTTTTTGGTGGACAAGGAGGGCAACTTCTACTTCATTGAGATGAACACCCGCATCCAGGTGGAGCACCCCGTCACGGAGATGGTGACGGGGGTGGACCTGGTCCAGGCCCAGTTTAGGATCGCCATGGGGGAGAGGCTCTGGCTCAAGCAGGAGGAAATTGAGGTCCGGGGCCACGCCATAGAGGTGCGCGTCAACGCCGAGGACCCGGAGAAGGGCTTCAGGCCCTCCATCGGCAAGGTGGAGACCCTGCTCTTTCCCGGGGGGCCCGGCATCAGGGTGGACAGCCACCTCTACGCCGGCTACCAGATCCCCCCTCACTACGACAGCCTGATCGCCAAGATCATCGCCTGGGCCCCCAGCCGGGAGGAGGCCATAAGGCGCATGGAGCGGGCCCTGGGGGAGACGGTCATTGAGGGTCCCGGGCTCAAGACCACCATCCCCTTCCACCAGAAGGTCCTCCAGAACGCCTTCTTCCGCCGGGGGGCCGTCTACACCAACTTCGTGGCCCGGCGGATGGAGTTGTAG
- the nusB gene encoding transcription antitermination factor NusB yields MRRRARELAMRALFAHTQGGVDLEEALRHALEEMGGEEEPYGDPLDEEGVAFARRLLLGYKAHQEEVDRILKETVEGWDFGQMAKTDLTILRLATYEMLYEPTPFAPLIEVAVKIANRYGGEHSGAFVNGVLGRLYRRIQEGEIKTVPKED; encoded by the coding sequence ATGCGTAGGCGGGCGCGGGAACTGGCCATGCGGGCCCTCTTCGCCCACACCCAGGGGGGTGTGGACCTGGAGGAGGCCCTGAGGCACGCCCTGGAGGAGATGGGCGGGGAGGAGGAACCCTACGGGGACCCCCTGGACGAGGAGGGGGTGGCCTTCGCCAGGCGGCTTCTTTTGGGGTACAAGGCGCACCAGGAGGAGGTGGACCGCATCCTTAAGGAGACGGTGGAGGGCTGGGACTTCGGCCAGATGGCCAAGACCGACCTCACCATCCTCCGCCTGGCCACCTACGAGATGCTCTACGAGCCCACCCCCTTCGCCCCCCTTATTGAGGTGGCGGTGAAGATCGCCAACCGCTACGGGGGCGAGCACTCCGGGGCCTTTGTGAACGGGGTCCTGGGGAGGCTTTACCGGCGGATCCAGGAGGGAGAGATCAAGACGGTGCCCAAGGAGGACTAG
- the speB gene encoding agmatinase — translation MRLIFGERDVPYQEARVVVLPVPYDLSLSFLPGARRGPEAILLASRELEPFLLELSVAPEEVGIYAAEPVPFVAGSAEKSHLLIREAALAHLLAGKFVVALGGDHSISHPLVMAHREALGEFSILHIDAHADLYPEWQGSVYSHASPFYRLLQEGFPLVQVGIRAMDQDSLSLAREKGVGLFPAHRIHREGLPLKAILAALGRRVYISLDFDALDPAFMPSVGTPLPGGLSYRQVVDLLEAVFQEKEVVGMDFVELSPNGQFHAEMTAAQLVYHAIGLKGLQAGWLSPL, via the coding sequence ATGCGCCTCATCTTCGGCGAGCGCGACGTCCCTTACCAGGAGGCCCGGGTGGTGGTCCTGCCCGTGCCCTACGACCTTTCCCTTTCCTTTCTGCCGGGGGCCAGGAGGGGCCCCGAGGCCATCCTCCTGGCCAGCCGGGAGCTGGAGCCCTTCCTCCTGGAGCTCTCCGTGGCCCCGGAGGAGGTGGGCATCTATGCGGCGGAGCCCGTGCCCTTCGTGGCCGGAAGCGCCGAGAAGAGCCACCTTTTGATCCGGGAGGCGGCCTTGGCGCACCTCCTGGCGGGGAAGTTCGTGGTGGCCCTGGGGGGGGACCACTCCATCAGCCACCCTCTGGTCATGGCCCACCGGGAGGCTTTGGGGGAGTTTTCCATTCTCCACATTGACGCCCACGCCGACCTCTACCCCGAGTGGCAGGGCTCGGTCTACTCCCACGCCTCCCCCTTCTACCGCCTCCTCCAGGAGGGCTTTCCCCTGGTGCAGGTGGGCATCCGGGCCATGGACCAGGACTCGCTAAGCCTGGCCCGGGAAAAGGGCGTGGGCCTCTTCCCCGCCCACCGGATCCACCGGGAGGGGCTTCCCCTGAAGGCCATCCTCGCCGCTTTGGGTAGGCGGGTCTACATCTCCCTGGACTTTGACGCCCTGGACCCCGCCTTCATGCCCAGCGTGGGCACGCCCCTGCCCGGTGGCCTCTCCTACCGCCAGGTGGTGGACCTCCTCGAGGCCGTCTTCCAGGAAAAGGAGGTGGTGGGCATGGACTTCGTGGAGCTTTCCCCAAACGGCCAGTTCCACGCCGAGATGACCGCTGCCCAGCTGGTTTACCACGCCATCGGCCTAAAAGGGCTTCAGGCGGGCTGGCTTTCCCCCCTTTAG
- a CDS encoding alpha/beta fold hydrolase: MVEIGKRRVTFYPPPQAKALIGDFTDWERNPIPLKGPLTLEFPEGAYVEYAYLDEEGKPFPDPDNPERADNPWWTYPRAIRLPGFRYEAPPEPQAEPRVERHRLGERRYYVAQTGEAPKATVVAQDGVAFYRTAGLHKVAQALREAGEIPPVRLVFVEPIDRNVEYRFSEAYEGEFHRVLDEVEKAYGPLGEVVLVGASLGGLFSLWQALRHPNRFAKVLALSPALKAHPGGQDAYRDQEWLLLRYAEAENLPRLYLEVGLLEWLLGPNRRFAGLFADRKAPHAYRERPSGHNWVTWKQALAPGLRYLLGDA, translated from the coding sequence GTGGTGGAGATCGGCAAAAGGCGCGTCACCTTCTACCCTCCGCCCCAGGCCAAGGCCCTGATCGGGGACTTCACCGACTGGGAAAGGAACCCCATACCCCTGAAGGGCCCCCTCACCCTGGAGTTCCCCGAAGGGGCCTACGTGGAGTACGCCTACCTGGACGAGGAGGGAAAGCCCTTCCCCGACCCCGATAACCCCGAGCGGGCCGACAACCCCTGGTGGACCTACCCCAGGGCCATAAGGCTTCCCGGCTTCCGCTACGAGGCCCCCCCGGAGCCCCAGGCGGAACCCAGGGTGGAGCGGCATCGCCTGGGGGAGAGGCGCTACTACGTGGCCCAAACGGGCGAGGCCCCCAAGGCCACGGTGGTGGCCCAGGACGGGGTGGCCTTCTACCGCACCGCCGGCCTCCACAAGGTGGCCCAGGCCCTTCGGGAAGCGGGGGAGATCCCCCCGGTGCGCCTGGTCTTCGTGGAGCCCATAGACCGGAACGTGGAATACCGCTTCAGCGAGGCCTACGAAGGCGAGTTCCACCGGGTTCTGGACGAGGTGGAGAAGGCCTACGGCCCCCTGGGGGAGGTGGTCTTGGTGGGCGCCTCGCTGGGAGGGCTCTTCTCCCTGTGGCAGGCCCTGAGGCACCCCAACCGCTTCGCCAAGGTCCTGGCCCTCTCCCCCGCCCTCAAGGCCCACCCCGGGGGCCAGGACGCCTACCGGGACCAGGAGTGGCTCCTCCTGCGCTACGCCGAGGCCGAGAACCTCCCCAGGCTCTACCTGGAGGTGGGGCTTTTGGAGTGGCTTCTCGGCCCCAACCGCCGCTTCGCCGGGCTATTCGCCGACCGAAAGGCCCCCCACGCCTATAGGGAGAGGCCTTCCGGCCACAACTGGGTCACCTGGAAGCAGGCCCTGGCCCCCGGGCTCCGCTACCTCCTGGGAGATGCCTAG
- the efp gene encoding elongation factor P has translation MISVTDLRPGTKVKMEGGLWECVEYQHQKIGRGGAKVVAKFKNLETGATVERTFNSGEKLEDIYVETRELQYLYPEGDELVFMDLETYEQFHVPKVRVEAARFLKEGMTVLGDMYEGRPLKITPPTVVELKIVDTPPGVRGDTVSGGSKPATLETGAVVQVPLFVEPGEVIKVDTRTGEYVGRA, from the coding sequence ATGATCAGCGTGACCGACCTGCGCCCGGGCACCAAGGTGAAGATGGAGGGCGGGCTTTGGGAGTGTGTGGAGTATCAGCACCAGAAGATCGGCCGTGGCGGGGCCAAGGTGGTGGCCAAGTTCAAGAACCTGGAGACCGGGGCCACGGTGGAGCGCACCTTCAACTCGGGGGAGAAGCTGGAGGACATCTACGTGGAGACGCGGGAGCTCCAGTACCTTTACCCCGAGGGGGATGAGCTGGTCTTCATGGACCTGGAGACCTACGAGCAGTTCCACGTGCCCAAGGTGCGGGTGGAGGCGGCCCGCTTCCTCAAGGAGGGGATGACGGTCCTGGGGGACATGTACGAGGGGCGGCCCCTCAAGATCACCCCGCCCACGGTGGTGGAGCTGAAGATCGTGGACACGCCCCCTGGGGTGCGGGGGGACACGGTTTCCGGGGGCTCCAAGCCCGCCACCCTCGAGACCGGGGCCGTGGTCCAGGTGCCCCTCTTCGTGGAGCCGGGGGAGGTCATCAAGGTGGACACCCGCACCGGCGAGTACGTGGGCCGGGCCTGA
- a CDS encoding divergent PAP2 family protein, with product MELLGNGIFWTAMAANLLAQTLKLFIYYRLEGRFQWERFLETGGMPSSHSATVSALAVSVGLEEGFDSALFAVAAVFALVVMYDATGIRRAAGLHAQLLNQLVQEIRRLQELGPTPAPLKELLGHTYLEVFVGALLGLLVALGVHYLFPAA from the coding sequence ATGGAGCTCCTCGGTAACGGGATCTTCTGGACGGCCATGGCGGCCAACCTCCTGGCCCAGACCCTGAAGCTTTTCATCTACTACCGCCTCGAGGGCCGCTTCCAGTGGGAGCGCTTTCTGGAGACCGGGGGGATGCCCTCCAGCCACTCGGCCACGGTGAGCGCCTTAGCCGTCAGCGTGGGCCTGGAAGAGGGCTTTGACAGCGCCCTCTTCGCCGTGGCCGCCGTCTTCGCCCTCGTCGTCATGTACGACGCCACGGGGATCCGCCGGGCGGCGGGCCTCCACGCCCAGCTCCTGAACCAGCTGGTGCAGGAGATCCGCCGCCTGCAGGAGCTGGGCCCCACCCCGGCCCCCCTGAAGGAGCTTCTGGGCCACACCTACCTGGAGGTCTTCGTGGGGGCTCTTCTGGGCCTCCTGGTGGCCCTTGGCGTTCACTACCTCTTCCCGGCGGCGTAG
- a CDS encoding alpha/beta hydrolase family protein: protein MLWLGVLLGLALPTQAQGLTIPELRKRVYGEGGFRVERVLEERPGFTRVQFSHLSDGLRVHGFANLPKGRGSFPVVAVLHGYVEPSRYRLLAYTTPYADFLAERGFLVLHPNYRGHPPSEGSPARGLRHPYAVDVLNLLAEVRKGAFPQADPARIALFGHSMGGGVAQVVSLVDPGLKGVVLYASMSGDERLNLERIRSWSQGRRGGEFFTLPEEVLKAASPWTYLEELSVPYSVHHGTKDAQVPPEWSFALCRRLKDLGKPVACLAYPAGHLFRGEADRVFRERALAFLRQALR from the coding sequence ATGCTTTGGCTTGGGGTTCTTCTGGGCCTCGCCCTTCCCACCCAGGCCCAAGGCCTCACCATTCCCGAGCTCCGGAAAAGGGTCTACGGGGAAGGGGGCTTCCGGGTGGAACGGGTCCTGGAGGAAAGGCCGGGCTTCACCCGGGTCCAGTTCTCCCACCTCTCGGACGGCCTTCGCGTCCACGGCTTCGCCAACCTGCCCAAGGGGCGGGGGTCCTTCCCCGTGGTGGCGGTCCTCCACGGCTACGTGGAGCCTTCCCGCTACCGCCTCCTGGCCTACACCACCCCCTACGCCGACTTCCTGGCCGAAAGGGGGTTTTTGGTCCTCCACCCCAACTACCGGGGCCATCCGCCCTCAGAGGGATCTCCCGCCAGGGGCTTGCGCCACCCTTACGCCGTGGACGTTCTGAACCTGCTGGCCGAGGTGCGAAAAGGGGCCTTTCCCCAGGCCGACCCCGCCAGGATCGCCCTCTTCGGCCACTCCATGGGGGGCGGCGTGGCCCAGGTGGTCAGCCTGGTGGACCCCGGGCTGAAGGGGGTGGTCCTCTACGCCAGCATGAGCGGCGACGAGCGGCTGAACCTGGAGAGGATCCGCTCCTGGTCCCAGGGGAGGCGGGGCGGGGAGTTCTTCACCCTGCCCGAGGAGGTCCTCAAAGCGGCCTCCCCCTGGACCTACCTGGAGGAGCTTTCCGTGCCCTATAGCGTCCACCACGGCACAAAGGACGCCCAGGTGCCTCCTGAGTGGAGCTTCGCCCTCTGCCGGAGGCTCAAGGACTTGGGTAAGCCGGTGGCGTGCTTGGCCTACCCCGCGGGGCACCTCTTCCGGGGTGAGGCGGACCGGGTTTTCCGGGAACGGGCCCTCGCCTTTTTGCGCCAAGCGTTGCGCTAG